The Chlorogloeopsis sp. ULAP01 genome has a segment encoding these proteins:
- a CDS encoding TIGR00297 family protein produces MLSLTNPLSPWFVGVALNSILLVVAWIAPKKLLTPAGLFHAWLLGVLIWGTLGWQGYVVVMFYFLVGSLITRVGMAQKEAEGIAEKRSGARGPENVWGSALIGTLCALGVGMIDLGVIPMSLSPVPNPQSLLLLGYVASFSTKLSDTCASEIGKAYGRRTFLITNLQPVPRGTEGAVSLEGTFAGVIASVAIAFVGWAVGLIEILGVIWCVLAAFIATNLESVIGATLQSKYTWLTNELVNILNTLIGAIVAIFFAWIWVIAIA; encoded by the coding sequence ATGCTTTCTTTAACTAATCCTCTTAGTCCCTGGTTTGTAGGGGTAGCATTGAATAGCATTTTGTTGGTTGTTGCCTGGATTGCCCCTAAAAAGCTACTCACTCCAGCCGGATTATTTCATGCTTGGTTATTGGGCGTACTCATTTGGGGAACATTGGGTTGGCAAGGATATGTAGTTGTGATGTTTTATTTCCTTGTTGGTTCTTTGATCACACGTGTAGGCATGGCGCAAAAGGAAGCTGAAGGTATAGCTGAAAAGCGTTCTGGAGCAAGAGGCCCAGAAAATGTCTGGGGTTCTGCATTGATTGGGACACTGTGTGCTTTGGGAGTAGGGATGATAGACTTAGGAGTTATTCCGATGTCCTTGTCCCCAGTCCCCAATCCCCAGTCCCTACTACTGTTGGGCTATGTGGCAAGTTTTAGTACCAAGCTATCTGATACCTGTGCCAGTGAAATCGGGAAAGCTTATGGTAGAAGAACTTTTCTAATTACCAACTTACAGCCAGTGCCACGGGGAACAGAAGGAGCAGTAAGCTTGGAAGGAACCTTCGCAGGCGTGATCGCATCGGTTGCGATCGCTTTTGTTGGTTGGGCAGTTGGTTTAATTGAAATATTAGGTGTAATTTGGTGTGTATTGGCGGCGTTTATTGCTACTAATTTAGAAAGTGTAATTGGGGCTACATTGCAATCAAAATATACCTGGCTAACTAACGAATTAGTGAATATTTTAAATACATTGATTGGTGCAATCGTAGCAATTTTCTTTGCCTGGATATGGGTAATTGCGATCGCCTAA